Proteins encoded in a region of the Phaenicophaeus curvirostris isolate KB17595 chromosome 1, BPBGC_Pcur_1.0, whole genome shotgun sequence genome:
- the SYCE3 gene encoding synaptonemal complex central element protein 3 — MAESEPQKENYDNMIKMVEDLNRDLEKLLEEMEKLTVQAAWMAYDMVVLRTNPDLANSMRHLEDAFLSCKEEIEKKWQEVLTKSEGEEQKKG; from the exons ATGGCTGAATCAGAacctcagaaagaaaattatgataACATGATAAAGATGGTGGAGGACCTGAACAGGGACTTAGAAAAACTTCtggaggaaatggaaaaactAACAG TGCAGGCAGCCTGGATGGCATATGACATGGTAGTCCTGCGCACCAACCCAGACCTGGCCAACTCCATGAGGCATTTGGAAGATGCCTTCCTGAGTTGCAAAGAAGAGATAGAGAAGAAATGGCAAGAGGTGCTAACGAAATCTGAAGGTGAAGAGCAAAAAAAGGGATAA
- the STYK1 gene encoding tyrosine-protein kinase STYK1, protein MTGDVKRFTRMLLECNSNDKLCVVREYQTEVIVVPVILVGLFVIVLTVILWLHCRGLRAKQEQSSSSGEQVNDKNQQESRSTGDHYIQLSEASVESLLNSASLTLKELEIPREKLSQGTLQLIRRGRYGNIYRAQLETGNPGRTKTVVLKALQDMASSQEVKNFLGRIKFHQNLGHHENLVELIGCCVDQLPLYMIMEDVSLGDLLTFLWTCRKDVMTMDGIPYDLTERQVYKVGQQVAAALAYLEQKKLFHGDVAARNVLLHYNFTAKLCGLGLAYETVIYGANSVTQTVPVKWQAPEQLLKKSPSIKADIWSFGILLYEMITLGAPPYPEVPPSDILSYLQRQNIMKQPSSCQQAMYSIMKSCWQWNAANRPSPADLIRSLNRAMKTSNDHAVLQVPELVVPELYASVAGVLVHSLVSEYTIL, encoded by the exons ATGACAGGGGATGTAAAAAGATTCACACGCATGCTACTGGAATGCAACAGCAATGACAAGCTATGTG TTGTGCGTGAATATCAGACTGAAGTGATTGTTGTCCCAGTTATCCTTGTGGGGCTTTTTGTCATCGTACTAACTGTGATCCTTTGGCTCCACTGTCGAGGCTTGCGAGCAAAACAAGAGCAATCATCATCATCTGGAGAGCAAG TGAATGACAAGAATCAGCAGGAATCCAGATCAACAGGGGACCACTATATCCAGCTGAGTGAGGCATCTGTGGAGAGCCTGCTAAATTCTGCATCCTTGACTCTGAAAGAACTGGAGATACCACGAGAGAAACTCTCACAAGGCACTTTGCAGCTCATAAGACGTGGCCGCTATGGGAACATCTACAGAGCACAATTGGAAACTGGGAACCCTGGGAGGACTAAGACTGTAGTATTGAAAGCCTTACAAG ACATGGCTAGTTCCCAGGAAGTAAAGAATTTCCTGGGAAGGATTAAATTCCATCAAAATCTCGGCCATCATGAGAACTTGGTTGAACTAATTGGATGCTGTGTAGACCAGCTCCCACTTTATATGATCATGGAAGATGTGTCACTTGGTGACCTGTTGACATTTCTATGGACATGTCGGAAG GATGTAATGACAATGGATGGTATCCCCTATGACCTCACAGAGAGGCAAGTGTATAAAGTTGGACAGCAAGTTGCAGCAGCTCTG GCTTACCTTGAACAGAAGAAGTTGTTCCATGGTGACGTTGCTGCCAGGAATGTTCTCCTTCATTACAACTTCACTGCTAAGCTCTGTGGTTTGGGTCTGGCCTATGAAACTGTCATATATGGTGCCAACTCAGTCACACAGACTGTGCCAGTCAAGTGGCAGgctccagagcagctcctgAAGAAATCCCCCAGCATCAAGGCAGACAT atGGTCTTTTGGAATTCTACTGTATGAAATGATTACATTAG GTGCTCCACCGTATCCTGAGGTGCCACCTTCTGATATTTTGTCATACCTGCAGAGACAGAACATTATGAAGCAGCCCTCAAGCTGCCAACAAGCCAT GTACAGCATCATGAAGTCCTGCTGGCAGTGGAATGCAGCTAACAGACCTTCTCCAGCAGACCTGATCCGATCCCTAAATAGAGCTATGAAGACCAGCAATGATCATGCTGTACTGCAGGTGCCTGAGCTAGTGGTGCCTGAACTCTATGCTAGTGTTGCTGGTGTTCTTGTGCACAGTCTAGTAAGTGAATACACTATACTCTGA